The sequence AGGTCTTATAATGAATGTAACGTTAGGAGTTGAACATAGATGTATACAATCGGTAAGGTTGCTTTAATGAGCAATGTGACTGTCAGAACTTTACGCTATTATGATGAAATCGGTTTATTGCCTGCCGAGAAGAATGCGCATGGCCATCGATTTTACACAGACAAGGATGTTTCCAAGCTTCACTACATCCTGACATTACGGGATATAGGATTGCCACTTGAGTCCATCCAAACAGCTCTATCGGGCAAACAGGTAAACGTTCGAGATGTCCTCACAATACGGCTGAAAATGATTCAAACAGAAATGAAACAGTTGAAGAAAATGGAAAGCTCCATCACATCCTTAATAGTACTAGCGGAAGTTGAACAGGCAACCGACTGGGAATCGGTCTTCGCTACCTTTTATACGCTTCCAGACAATCAGGATGCACTGAAAAGTTTATGGGGACATCATTTTTCCGAGGAAGAAGTCGAAACGTTACTCGATCTTCCTCACTTAGGTGGAGGTGGCGAATTAGCCGACACATCAGTCGACCTTCTAAAGGATGTCCGTGCAAACTTGCATATACATCCTGCAAGTGAAACTGCACAACAGTTGGCGAAGCGATGGGTTACGTGGGTGGACAACATGTATGAAGGTAATTCAGAACTTGCGAATAAAGTATGGGAAACAAGTCAACACGAGGAAGCTGTAGGCTTTTATCAGTTTGAGAAAGAGCTGGTTGCGTTTATTGAACAAGCGATTACGTATTATTATGAAACACAAATCAAGGACAACATGCCATGAAGAAATTAATATTGTTCGACCTCATTTTCTATATGGCACTACCTTTTCTATTATGGAATTATGGTCGAGAACCATTCGGCGATTATTATGCAATGCTGTTATCGACTATTCCAGGATTGGTCTATACGATTTACCGTTTTTACCGTGAACGGCAATTTAACATTTCTGGCTTGTTCATCATCTTCTCACTCTTCCTAAGTACAACCGTCAATGTGCTGTCGGGGGATGCAGAAAGATTATTGTGGAATCAAGTCTATCTTGGTTACGGGTACGCGGTGATATATGGCTTGTCGGTTTTATTCAGGAAACCTTTTGCCTTGTTTTTTGCGGTAGATTTTATGTACTTACAGGGTTATCCGCGCAAAAATAGCACAATGCTCTTTTCATCGAAAGGGATTTTTGTTTGGTATCAGCTATTGACGATACTTATCTGCATCCGTGGAATTTTCCAAAGCTCGCTGAAAGCCTGGCTTCTTAACAAATATGGTGTAGACGGATATGGACAGATGTTAGTGTATATGCAAATCAGCGGGTGGATTTTCGGAGGTTTAATTACCGGCGGTTATTTCCTGATAGGCTCTATCACGAAGCGCTATGTGAGAAAGCATTATGGTGAAGATGTATCGATGGAGCCTCCGATTGGGGTGAATGAATAATAGACAGTTCCTCGGAACGGGACTGTCTATTACGGTTGGAGTTTATTGCAAATACTCCCGCACATCAACTAGCTCAAACAATCCACTTTCCCTCGCAAAGTTTGCGACGATTTCTACATGTGAAGCGCCGACGATGAACAGAATACGATCTTCTTCGAATTTTGCCAAGTCGGACAGATTCGCAAAAAGGATAAGATTACGCTGATACCACCAAAGAAGCCAGTCCATTCCTACATAGTCATTACCCTCTTTGATACGGGCCGTGTTGACGTAAACCCTGTGCATTTTTTCAACCATTTCGGTTTGATTGTAGTAAAGGATGATTTCTAAAACCGTCCTGCCTTTTGTCGATAGATCCACTTCATCATACCAGCCGAAAAGCTCTTCGTATAACGCGGGCTGGTTCGCTTTCGCCCATTCAGTCACTTCCCCGATATCCCTTTTGGCTGCACCTTTTTCCATCCAATCAACAGCATGGATTTCCTCATGATTCATATCGCGCGCAAGTCTGTAGCCAATTTGGTCAATTTCATTGGCGATTAATTGATAGTCTCCAACCAGGTACTTTCTATATTGATCATTGACGATGTCGCTCGATGTCTTTTCCGCTTCCACCGCTATTTTTGTCGGCTGAAATGCCTTCAGATGATTTACTACGTCAATAATTTCATGCTGCCTATGCGGAGCGAGCATATCATCCGCTTCGGTTTGGACCAAATCCCCAGTCGGCCCCATATGGAATGACCCCATAATCATAAGTTTTGGTTTAGCTATTGTTTCTCTTTGCATCATACTTCCCCCTTTTGCTGTGCTTCTATCATTTTAGCACTATTCTCTTAATTGTCAGCAAAAGGGGAATGGCTATCACCGCTTGGTTGAAGTCTATCACTGCTTACCCATTTACTAGGTGGTAAATTCATCTACTACTAGCGTTATCACCGACTCGCCACTCGCTATCACCGCTCAACATGAATCTATCACCACTTACCCATTTTCTAGGTGATAAATTCTTCTACTACTAGCGTTATCACCGACTCTATGGGCCTTATCACCGCCCTGTCGCATGTTATCACCGCTTATATGAAGTCTATCACCGCTTATGCGCATTCTATCACCGCTTATCTGCTCGCTATCACCGCTCCACACGAATCTATCACCACTTACCCATTTACTAGGTGGTAAATTCATCTACTACTTGCGTTACCACCGACTCTATGGGCCTTATCACCGCTTTGTCGCATGTTATCACCGACTCTTGACCTGATATCACCGACTCTATGGGCTTTATCACCGCTTATCTGCTCGCTATCACCGCTCCACACGAATCTATCACCACTTACCCATTTACTAGGTGGTAAATTCATCTACTACTAGCGTTATCACCGACTCTATGGGCCTTATCACCGCCTTGTCGCATGTTATCACCGACTCGCCACTCGCTATCACCGCTCCACACGAATCTATCACCACTTACCCATTTACTAGGTGGTAAATTCATCTACTACTAGCGTTATCACCGACTCTATGGGCCTTATCACCGCCCTGTCGCATGTTATCACCGACTCTCGATCGTTTATCACCGACTTTCAGCACTTTATCACCGCCTTGACCCCGTTTACCACCGACTCGCGGAAATCAGAGATTTATTTCCACCAAAAATTGTCATCATGCAACAAATTTAGTAGCACCATCAAAAAATGTGAGAATATCTTCGGTTTGGTACGATGTATTAAGTGTAGAGGCCTTTACGAGACAAGAAGGAGTTATCGGTATGAAAATTACATCTGACAACTTTATAAAACAATTTAAAAAAGGGAAAGAATGCGCGCTCGAATATGTAATCGATGAGTATGCTGGGATTGTAAAAGCAATTATCTATAATTCGCTACAATCCTATAATGATGCACATGTAGTAGATGAATGCATGAGCGATACTTTCCTAGGTGCCTATGAAAATGCAAAATATTTTTCAGGGGAGCAAGAGGATTTCAGAAAATGGATCTGCACGATTGCAAAGTTCAAAGCAATCGATGCCCAGCGTAAACTCATGAAACAACCTATTGCAACGGAAATCGAAGCGGATATACTAACGGTCCAGTCAGCCGAGGAAGAATTTATGATTCAATCGACTACGAATGAGTTGCTTGTTCTGATGGCTAAGTTGGATGAAGTGGACCGCGACATTTTCACAATGAAGTATTTCCTCAATATGCAAAACCAAGAGATCGCCTCAAAACTTGGATTGACGAAAGCCGCCGTCGACAACCGGTTATATCGGGGGAAAAAGCGGTTGCAAAAATTTCGTGTAGAAGGAGCGTACACATGAAAAACCTATACAAGCAATTTGATAAATTGAAAATGGACACGGATCTACAACCGATCGATGTCAACGAGTTGGAAAAAGCTCGCATTAAACAAAATGTGTTACGAAGCAAAAAGAAGAATCACATGCCTAAAATCGCTTCAGCAGCTGTTGCCGTTGTAGCTGCATCGTGCATCACATTTGGAGTAGCTTTCCCGACGTTAGCAGCCAAACTACCTATCGTTGGGAATTTGTTTGAATCATTCATTGACGAGGACAGATATGTGTTTGATGAATTTGCTGACTACGCATCTGATGTAGGTGTAACGAAAGAAAGTAATGGCATTCAAGTAACTGTGACAGATGCTGTGTACGATGGTGAGAATATTACGATTGCTTATACAATGACAAGCGATCAAGATTTAGGCGAGCGACCAATTTTGGAAGGCAAGCTGAGCGCTGAAGAATTTGGTGATAGCTACGAGCATTTTGGCTACTTCCCAAATTATTTAACAAAAAAGATTAGCGACACTGAATATGCAGGCTTATTTGTCTATCAGCTTATTGAGGGACCGAAGCCCGATGAAATTCATTTGAGTTGGGATGGCGACAGCATCATCAACTTGGGAAATACAAACAACGCTACTCACGGAGATTGGTCATTCCAAATGACCTTACAAGCTCTTGAAGGTAAGACAACTGAACTTGATGAATTAAGTATGTCGACAGCCGTTGAGGGTATTGATATTAATGTGTTTAAAATGACAGCAACGCCTATATCCACATCCATTTACTTGTCTGAGATAGTGGATATTCCCACAGTTACCTTAGAGGAAGATGAATGGCGTGGAATCACATTTGACTATGCAGTGTTTGATAATCTAGGGAATGAATACAAGACAATCCATTACAAAGACATTGGTCATAGTCCGGATTTCAAAAACGCTACAAGCAATGCAAGACTCACTACGACGCTCTTCCATGCGGATGCAACATCGATATCCATTGTGCCTACGGTAAATATATACAAGCAGGGAGAACAAGTTGGTAAAGACTTTATTCTGGAGTTGGCGACAGAACCTCAAAAGTTAGAAGCTATCCAAATACCGCTAAATAAATAATGGTTAACAAAAGGGCTATCCTAAAAGTCGTACTGAATGACTTTACGGATAGTCCCATTTTCTATCTAGCAGACAATTTTTCAATCCAATGTATACTTCCCATACTCAACGAGGTAACAGTTGCCGATAATCAAACGAATCTGACCCCTATACTTTGTTCCGATTTGACTCTTTCACTAGTATCAGTCGTTTGCTATTGTTAAATTATTGAATGAAACAACTAGGGGGCATTGACTTATGCAAAAAGCGGCGACACATACAAATTCGCGCACATTTGACCTAATTTTAACTTCCATGCTGATCGCACTCGTATTCGTTGCAACACTTCTTTTGAATATTAAGCTACCGATAACCGCTAACGGAGGACTGATTCATCTAGGAACGGCGATGCTTTTCATCGTCTCCATTCTGTTTGGTCCTAAAAAAGGGATGATTGCGGGAGCAGTCGGAATGGGTCTGTTCGACCTCGTTTCCGGTTGGGCATTATGGGCGCCCATCACGTTTTTCTCGCGTGGTATTCAAGGGTATCTTGTCGGGAAAATTGCTTGGTCAAACGGCCGTAACGGAAACAGCTTCGGTTTCAACTTATTGGCAACCATCGTGTCAACACCGTTCATGATTGCCGGGTATTACATCGGGGAAGCTATCCTGTTCAAGAGCTGGATCATTCCACTCGCGTCCATTCCGGGCGACATCGTTCAAACGGTCATCGGCTTGTTAGTAGCGATACCTGTTTGTGTACTTTTGAAAAAGACACCATTCTTCAAATGAACTACGACCGACCGAACGAATTATACGCATGAGAAACTCGACCACTATATAAAGCAGCACAACATTGAAGATGTTCTTTTCATCTACAATATCGCAACGTTTGCAGAGGATCCAACTATAATTTGGCTTAGACAATAAAACAACCAGGCAAACCGTTTCTACGGCTGCCTGGTTGTTTCATTTCACGTTAATTTTTATACTATCCCCATAACTCTTCTTATAATGCATCCCTTTAATATGAAGAGCATCTGGCATTTCATCACTTTCAAATAATAGAATCCGTTCCTTATAATCATCTACATGATCCTGTCGCAACAATGTCTTTAGCGGCACGGAACGTTCACCCGCTTGTATTGAAACCCCTTCAAGCATGACGTCATCTGCCGTCGCAATCGTCACTTGGATTCCCTTCTCCGTCTTCTCCACTTGCCGTACGAACAATTCTTTCTCGTGAATCAATACTGGATCTTCATTCAAATCGACAAGTGGAACAGTTGCATCGACATCCATATAGCCGACAAACGTCGATACAACGAGTTTCAGATCCTTCACTCCTTCTGGTAGCGCATCAAAGCTCAAGTCAAACGTACTCCCATTCCATGACGAAGATACGCCTGCTCCTTGATTATCAATCGGCTTCCCGTCTGCTAAGAGCTCCACACCATCAAATGCGCCTGTATACCGGTCGTAATTATCCACCTTTAGTTTTCCTGTAATTGTCGTCCGGCTCGGAGTTGCTGTAATCGCGTCAAACCGAATCATCCCCTGATCCACCTGAACAGTCTTCTTGATCGATTGCTTCCACTCCGTCTGCATCGCCTCATTTGGATTAAAAGGGAATGATACTTCGTGTTCCTTCATCGCTTGCCCTTCCTCCACTTCCTCAAAAAGATGAAGCGTCAAGTTCTTGGCGAACGGACTGACAGCATCAAATGTCTGCATTCCTGTTAGCTTGGTCTCCTCATCGTTGAGCGACCAAGTCCCACTAACTGCAAAAGAATTCGTTAACACACCAGTAATAGATCGGAACGAATAAGGTGGGTCTAAATCCACACCACCAGGATTTGTGAACGTGTAATAAAGGACAAACTGGCTCTTATCACTATACATCCCTTCAAGTTGTAGCTGTGATCCGTCATGGAGCATCACCGTCGCATCAATCGATTGACCCATTCCCGCTTCATTCAAATCGGATAGTGTTCCTGTCATAATGTCCTCGAATCCCAATAACTTTTTCCCATAATAGGCGAATGCGTTGTAATTGTAGCCGACGATGGATAAAAATAATAAAGCTACAACTGCCGCAACCCATTTTGGTGCAACTTTCCTCTTCCGTTCTGGCACCTTTTCGAGCGCCTTTCGTAAGCGGTCTTCTAGCTCGTCAGGTGCCTTTACTTCACCCAACCGTTCCTTTTCTTCTGTAAATCGCTTCTCTAGTTCAGTCAATGTTGTCACCTCCAAACGTCTCCCGCATCTTTTTTAGTCCGTTAAACACTCTCGATTTCACCGTTCCTACCGATACTTGTGTCATATCCGCTATCGTTCCATAATCAAGATCGTGGATATATTTCAGCTCAATCGCCTCTCTTTGATCTGTATTCACTTTTGACAACATGCGCTGCAAATCCATCCGTTGCTCGCTTTGCACGATGGAATCCAAGTTAGGCACAGTTTCAATTTGCTCCTCTGAATCTCCCATAAAGACCACTTTGCTCTGTTTCCGTAACATCTGTTTACATCTGTTGACGAGTATCGTTTTGCTCCAACTGTAAAAAGCCTCTTCCTTCTTCAGCTGGTGGATTGATTGGTACAGACTGACAATCATCTCTTCCATGGCGTCCATCGCGTCATGCGAATTGCCCATATATGTGAGAGCTAGCCGATAATAGTCGTCTTGCTGCTCTTGTATCAATTGCAGCAGTGCTTCTTTGTTCCCTTTTTTCGCCTTTTTCACTAGACGCACAAACTTCATGCCCTCACCTCTCCCCTATAAGAGTCTGCAACTATGCAAAAGGTTCATTTGAATATGTAATTTCATTGAAAAAGCCGAAAAACAGTATGTAACTGTCTTTCGGCTTTGTGGGCTTTAACGTTTTATTCGATTGTTTCAATATCGCCTTCGATAACGACTTCTGGGTCTGTTTCTACATCCTCATGTACCGGCACTTCATTCAAATCAAGTGCTTCTGCTGTGAAACGGTGAACTTCATCCAGAAGCTCCGTGTTGTCTACGAGAGATTGTCCATAAGACGGGATGATTTCTTTCAGTTTCGGTTCCCATTCCTTCAGTTTCTCTGGGAAGCATTTCTTGAACACTTCAAGCATGACGTGGACGGCGGTGGATGCACCTGGAGAAGCTCCAAGCAATGCAGCGACTGAACCGTCAGACGAACTGACGACTTCCGTACCAAATTGAAGTGTTCCTTTGCCTTTGTCTGTATCTTTGATGACTTGTACACGTTGTCCTGCTACGACAAGATCCCAGTCTTCGATCTTTGCCGTCGGGATGAATTCACGTAATTCTTCCATGCGCTTCTCTTTTGACAACATTAATTGCTCGATCAGATACTTCGTCAATGACATTTCTTTCGCGCCTGCCGCCAGCATCGTAAAAACGTTATTCGGCTTAACGGATGTGATCAGGTCCATATTCGATCCTGTTTTTAGGAACTTCGGAGAGAAGCCTGCAAACGGTCCGAACAGCAATGACTTTTTATTGTCGATGAAACGTGTATCAAGATGCGGAACGGACATCGGAGGAGCTCCAACTTTCGCTTTTCCGTATACTTTCGCATGATGCTGTTCGATAACTTTCGGATTATTGCATACCATGAAAATCCCGCTGACCGGGAATCCGCCAATATGCTTGCTCTCAGGAATACCCGTCTTCTGCAATAGATGAAGGCTACCGCCTCCGCCTCCGATGAATACGAATTTCGCCTGATGGTGTTCCGTTCCACCTTGCGCGTTTTTCACTTTCAAGTTCCATCCACCGTCAGCTGCACGCTTCAGGTTTTCAACACTATGTTTGTAATGGATATCTACGTTTTGTGTCTTCAAGTGGTCGAATAGGATACGTGTCAGTGCGCCGAAGTTGACGTCTGTTCCTGTATCAATTTTCGTTGCTGCAATCGGTTCTTTCGACGTACGGTCTTTCAGAATTAACGGAATCCATTCCATTAGTTTCTCTGAATCTTCCGAGAACTCCATTCCTTGGAACAAAGGATTAGAAGTCAACGCTTCGAAACGTTTTTTCAGAAAGTTTACATTGTCCTGACCTAGCACCATACTCATATGTGGCAATGCTTTAATGAAATCGCTCGGATTGCTAATCAGA is a genomic window of Sporosarcina oncorhynchi containing:
- a CDS encoding MerR family transcriptional regulator, with product MYTIGKVALMSNVTVRTLRYYDEIGLLPAEKNAHGHRFYTDKDVSKLHYILTLRDIGLPLESIQTALSGKQVNVRDVLTIRLKMIQTEMKQLKKMESSITSLIVLAEVEQATDWESVFATFYTLPDNQDALKSLWGHHFSEEEVETLLDLPHLGGGGELADTSVDLLKDVRANLHIHPASETAQQLAKRWVTWVDNMYEGNSELANKVWETSQHEEAVGFYQFEKELVAFIEQAITYYYETQIKDNMP
- a CDS encoding VC0807 family protein; the protein is MKKLILFDLIFYMALPFLLWNYGREPFGDYYAMLLSTIPGLVYTIYRFYRERQFNISGLFIIFSLFLSTTVNVLSGDAERLLWNQVYLGYGYAVIYGLSVLFRKPFALFFAVDFMYLQGYPRKNSTMLFSSKGIFVWYQLLTILICIRGIFQSSLKAWLLNKYGVDGYGQMLVYMQISGWIFGGLITGGYFLIGSITKRYVRKHYGEDVSMEPPIGVNE
- a CDS encoding DUF5694 domain-containing protein; translated protein: MMQRETIAKPKLMIMGSFHMGPTGDLVQTEADDMLAPHRQHEIIDVVNHLKAFQPTKIAVEAEKTSSDIVNDQYRKYLVGDYQLIANEIDQIGYRLARDMNHEEIHAVDWMEKGAAKRDIGEVTEWAKANQPALYEELFGWYDEVDLSTKGRTVLEIILYYNQTEMVEKMHRVYVNTARIKEGNDYVGMDWLLWWYQRNLILFANLSDLAKFEEDRILFIVGASHVEIVANFARESGLFELVDVREYLQ
- a CDS encoding sigma-70 family RNA polymerase sigma factor: MKITSDNFIKQFKKGKECALEYVIDEYAGIVKAIIYNSLQSYNDAHVVDECMSDTFLGAYENAKYFSGEQEDFRKWICTIAKFKAIDAQRKLMKQPIATEIEADILTVQSAEEEFMIQSTTNELLVLMAKLDEVDRDIFTMKYFLNMQNQEIASKLGLTKAAVDNRLYRGKKRLQKFRVEGAYT
- a CDS encoding DUF4179 domain-containing protein yields the protein MKNLYKQFDKLKMDTDLQPIDVNELEKARIKQNVLRSKKKNHMPKIASAAVAVVAASCITFGVAFPTLAAKLPIVGNLFESFIDEDRYVFDEFADYASDVGVTKESNGIQVTVTDAVYDGENITIAYTMTSDQDLGERPILEGKLSAEEFGDSYEHFGYFPNYLTKKISDTEYAGLFVYQLIEGPKPDEIHLSWDGDSIINLGNTNNATHGDWSFQMTLQALEGKTTELDELSMSTAVEGIDINVFKMTATPISTSIYLSEIVDIPTVTLEEDEWRGITFDYAVFDNLGNEYKTIHYKDIGHSPDFKNATSNARLTTTLFHADATSISIVPTVNIYKQGEQVGKDFILELATEPQKLEAIQIPLNK
- a CDS encoding ECF transporter S component; protein product: MQKAATHTNSRTFDLILTSMLIALVFVATLLLNIKLPITANGGLIHLGTAMLFIVSILFGPKKGMIAGAVGMGLFDLVSGWALWAPITFFSRGIQGYLVGKIAWSNGRNGNSFGFNLLATIVSTPFMIAGYYIGEAILFKSWIIPLASIPGDIVQTVIGLLVAIPVCVLLKKTPFFK
- a CDS encoding DUF4179 domain-containing protein is translated as MTELEKRFTEEKERLGEVKAPDELEDRLRKALEKVPERKRKVAPKWVAAVVALLFLSIVGYNYNAFAYYGKKLLGFEDIMTGTLSDLNEAGMGQSIDATVMLHDGSQLQLEGMYSDKSQFVLYYTFTNPGGVDLDPPYSFRSITGVLTNSFAVSGTWSLNDEETKLTGMQTFDAVSPFAKNLTLHLFEEVEEGQAMKEHEVSFPFNPNEAMQTEWKQSIKKTVQVDQGMIRFDAITATPSRTTITGKLKVDNYDRYTGAFDGVELLADGKPIDNQGAGVSSSWNGSTFDLSFDALPEGVKDLKLVVSTFVGYMDVDATVPLVDLNEDPVLIHEKELFVRQVEKTEKGIQVTIATADDVMLEGVSIQAGERSVPLKTLLRQDHVDDYKERILLFESDEMPDALHIKGMHYKKSYGDSIKINVK
- a CDS encoding RNA polymerase sigma factor, which codes for MKFVRLVKKAKKGNKEALLQLIQEQQDDYYRLALTYMGNSHDAMDAMEEMIVSLYQSIHQLKKEEAFYSWSKTILVNRCKQMLRKQSKVVFMGDSEEQIETVPNLDSIVQSEQRMDLQRMLSKVNTDQREAIELKYIHDLDYGTIADMTQVSVGTVKSRVFNGLKKMRETFGGDNID
- a CDS encoding malate:quinone oxidoreductase, with amino-acid sequence MSNGETKTDVILIGAGIMSATLGTLLKELAPEWNIKVFEKLDNAGEESSNEWNNAGTGHAALCELNYTTEKPDGSIDISKAIKINEQFQLSMQFWSYLTKKNLISNPSDFIKALPHMSMVLGQDNVNFLKKRFEALTSNPLFQGMEFSEDSEKLMEWIPLILKDRTSKEPIAATKIDTGTDVNFGALTRILFDHLKTQNVDIHYKHSVENLKRAADGGWNLKVKNAQGGTEHHQAKFVFIGGGGGSLHLLQKTGIPESKHIGGFPVSGIFMVCNNPKVIEQHHAKVYGKAKVGAPPMSVPHLDTRFIDNKKSLLFGPFAGFSPKFLKTGSNMDLITSVKPNNVFTMLAAGAKEMSLTKYLIEQLMLSKEKRMEELREFIPTAKIEDWDLVVAGQRVQVIKDTDKGKGTLQFGTEVVSSSDGSVAALLGASPGASTAVHVMLEVFKKCFPEKLKEWEPKLKEIIPSYGQSLVDNTELLDEVHRFTAEALDLNEVPVHEDVETDPEVVIEGDIETIE